From Rana temporaria chromosome 5, aRanTem1.1, whole genome shotgun sequence:
cagggaatAAAAgcgaagagaagagaggcacctctaagtgtagcaataagttgctaaatgttgtaccttcaattaaattaatcatattgctacactcaggccccgtacacacgaccaaacatgtatgctgaaaccgcgggccagtttcagcatacatgttcggtcgtgtgtaggcgcgagcgggccgaattccagcaaacatttgcccgccgggccttttcccagcgggcaaatattcctggacatgttttaaaaccgtccgctggaatcctgcccgctcggacatgtacggtcgtcagtacagacctaccgtacatgtccgagcgcccaccgtccctcgcatgcgtcgaatgacttcgacgcatgcgtggaagcctttaaatggcaggcccgcccacgtcatcgacgcggacacgccccgcgtagtgtttacgcgcggacttctgtacgatggttagtacaaccatcgtacagaagccctctggcaggcatgtacggtgaaaacggtccgacggaccggtttcaccgtacatgtttgctcgtgagtacccggccttagaggctcctctctttttttttatactcagttgtgacatgacgctactcttatatcaagacattgcttgtatatcaaggcaaagtttattaaaacattttgcttgtcttgcaaaatgctctcaaaccaaggttttaatataatataatatatatatatatatatatatatatatatatatatataaaaaataattaaatctaAAAATGTCTTcacaaattttggccaaaatgtattctgctactttttttgataaagaaaaaaaaatcccaaatcagTTGTGCGACTCAAAAAACGTAATACGGGTGCGTTAATGATGCATTCTTGCAGCATTTTTCAATGCATGTCAACTGGGAGGGGCCTTCTTAAGAATTAAAAAGTTGAAAACAATtctctgtactaatgacactggctgggaagaggttaacatccaGGGGGattaaagggttaaatatgtgcccAACTACAcacagggggaggagccagagctGGCCCAGTTTCACACATATATTACTTACATCATCATACATGAAATTCACCATTCCTTGCTGGGACACATCTCTCCTTCTGAAAGTTTCTACAAAACAATACATGAACATATTTTAGTGAAGGAATAGTCCACCGGTAGAATTTTCCCATAATCCCCCTGGCTGGTGTCATACCTGTCAGGGCTCGGAGCTTCACACAACAAGTGATGTAATCATCAAAGGAAATTCTGCCGTGGTTGCTGTACCTCCTGGTGATAACGTTCAGGGCTTGTGGGCTCAATCTGAAGCCTGAAAGAAAAATACAGCGGCTCAGCTTTCATTTGTCTGTACTCACCTACTGTAAGCTAGGAGGTACACAGGGACTCGAATCTCTCACTTCTttgagatttaaaaaataaatgtaaactttcgccacacttttcttttttctttgctttgcCCCCCAGGCGAATGTCCTTACTTTCTATCTGTCCTCACTGCTGATATAGGGTGATGGTGGTCAACAGCAGACTCTCAACAGTTTTCAGACTACACATCTCGCAAGGAGatgcactatattgccaaaagtattgggacacctcctTTACACGCatttgaactttaatggcatcccagtcttggttcaatattgagttggcccaccctttgcagctataacagcttcaactcttctgggaaggccgtccacaaggtgtaggagtgtctatgggaatgtttgaccattcttccagaagcgcatttgtgaggtcaggcactgatgttggacgagaagaccttGCTCAGCCTCCagtccaattcatcccaaagatgttcttccaggttgaggtcaggaccagtcaattccttcaccccaaacttgctcatccatgtctttgaatAAGACCAGTAAGACAAGGTCATGCCGTATCGGATTGTTCCGCTTAAaaaaagcagtgctgtgtttggAATGTTTTCATTTTATATCAGTCTTTCGCAAcctttttcaacacagaggaacctttGAAATAACTTTGCTGGCTCAGGGAAGCCCttctaaaaatggaaaaaataatctAAAACTCGATAtagattagtgtgatggtcactgggaagaatgctccttacacttgtggtcattgggaagaatctcCCCTCTTACCGATAGTTAAAATCATTGCTGTCAAtgagagaggcagaaattgctcgaGAAACCTCTGAAAAGTTGACACTATAAAGCAGGATTTCTTCAGAGGTTGCTGgcggttccttgagcaatttctgcctctcacatAAGttctcactaacaccaatgattttAACAGCAGCAGAAATTGCTCAAGAAACCTCTGAAGAAACCCTGCTTTATAGTGTGaacttttcaaacttgtccctaaaATATAAATCACTCAGAACTAAAGGGgtcgtacacacaggccgaatatcAAGCAGTATCATTGTACGGGAGCGGGtccggcttctgtcgaaggggcatgacagAGAGCACTGATTGGATGCCGATCTGCAGACCTTTTTCCCATTATTCCTCTTTGACAGAAGCCGGACCGGctgctgtacacacgggccaaatgatACCGCCTGATATTCAGCCCCTTTAGCTCCGAGTGGTTATATTTTAGGGGCAAGTTTGCAGAAACCCTGCTTTAggatggattcacacctatgcacttttagtgcattttgcagatttgcactacagtccatttaacatggtttcccatggaacacgttctgttgtacaaattaatgaatgaatgaaaaacttatatagcgcagcacatgcaaactaaattgcctctgggcgctcgttgttcctgtctcttgatatcaaaagagatgagttttgatctttcttctgaaggtcaggtggttttcctccaaccgaatgctggttggtaaagcgttccatagtctgggaccttggagcgcaaatcttctttctcctttggacttgaatttgggtatctgaagcagattttggttggtggatcgcaaaaTGCGATTGGcgttgtgagcttttatcttgtcgcaaagatattgcggagccttcccatggatgcacttatgtgtcagacagagtgctttaaaagcaattctgtcctttactggcaaccagtgaagggttctcagtgaaggtgagattgattcccatgtttttttcccagtcaccagtctggcggccgtattttgtacgacttgcaggcgagcgatttggtactttgggagtccaaggtaaagggcattagcatagtccaatctggagttcacaattgctcccaccacgaccgctacgtcttctttaggaataaatggaataagtctgtgtagtaggcgcagcagatggtgggatccgctgactactgaccctatttgtgcgtccattgtcatgtaggtgtcgaagatgaccccgagacttttgactttggagctaggggtgatgatttatGTACAATGCTGttgtacaaatctgcaaaatgcactaaaaaaatgcataggtgtgaatccagccttatagtgtaacccaggggtgtccaaacttttttcaaagagggccagatttgatgaagtgaacatgcgtgagggccgaacaTTTTTCTTgagattctttgaaccattaaaatttggtctaagtgtgtttctccgagcactaatacattgCCCAgcaagaattctcctgcctttgtggctgtgtgtggtgaagagatgagcttgggtgtgttatttggatataccgtatttatcggcgtataacacgcaccttcacgttaaaaaaatcttacattttaaataaagaactgtgaagcaaaataagggtcactgcCCATTAATGCAACCTTATCAGTGCCCTGAATGCAGCGCccccattgccctgaatgcagactcaccattgcagcctgattcatgcccatctgtagcattggaggagacagggaggggggcaggacaaGCGCCGATagacatacaggagaaactcctgttttatcaacggcctctttaatagaaagtcccgcctcctgtgatggacagaacgGCAGTGCAATCGCAGCGCAGGAGACAGGACTTTCTTTTACAGAGGTCACCATGCAAACAGAAAATACTCCTGTATGCACGGCGCTCGTCCCGGCTCCTCCTCGGCAGCCAGCATGTATTTCTTttggggattcgttggggccacaaaagatatacatgttaAGATGACCAGGCGGGCCGTCCGGAACACGGCCGCGATCGGAACGCTGCCGGACTTTTGACATGCCTTTTAGAGGTTGTTGGAGGTTTCtcgagcaatgagcaatttctgcctctcagataagttcccactgacaccattgagctTTTTAACTATTGGTATCTTCCCagataattttttcaatttttagaaGGGGTTCCCTGAGCCAGAAAAGTTATTTCAAATGTTCCTCTgttttgaaaaggttgagaaaggttgaTGAAAAATGAATACATTCtaaacacagcactgctttttTTAAGCAAAACAATCGGATACAGCGTCACCTTACTGGTCCATGGAATGTATATAAAGTCTGGGCTTTGCACATCACAGTGGACACACCCCTACAAAAAGGAGTCGTCTGGGTTCTATAGAGATGGGCCCTGGAcctgtatacaggcataccccacttttaagtacacaacgggaccagagcatgtatgtaaaacgaaaatgtacttaaagtgaaacaatacccttttccacttctagggtgtagtggggggtcagggactgtagtgggggtgtcaagagctgtagttgaggtctcaggggctgtagtgggggtgtcaggggcacattgGACAGCGTggggtatgctctcggagcttcagctccttctactgcggctgcaaaatgtccgtacaatacttgtaaggcactttacatacactcgcaggtatgtccttactcgcgagtgtatgtaaagtgagtgtacttaaagcggggtatgcctgtagataGCACCCTGCGACTGACTACAATGCATTGTGCAAGTGCCAAGGTGAGCGTCCATACAGGATCATTACAAGCCATCGCCACAGCACAGGATCCCGGGTACAACTCCCAAGGTTTTCTACAGAGGTTGTGTTGATCCAGGTGCACGGTTTCTATTTTTGGTATTGGAACGCAGTGAAggcgattaaccacttaaggaccgcctcctgcacatatacgtcggcagaatggcacggctgggcacatgtacgtcctgtactagtacccagccgtgggtcgcgggacccgatcgccgctggagacccacgatcagtccccggagctaaagaacgaggagagccgtgtgtaaacacagcttccccgttcttcactgtggcgccagcatcgatcgcgtcatcccctttatagggggacacaatcgatgacgtcacacctacagccacaccccccctacagttgtaaacacacttcagggaacacataaccccatcagcgcccccctgtggttaactcccaaactgcaactgtcattttcacaataaacaatgcattttaaatgcattttttgctgtgaaaatgacaatggtcccaaaaatgtgtcaaaattgtccgccataatgtcgcagtcaaaaaaaaaaaaaaacgctgatcgccgccattagtagtaaaaaaataataattaataaaaatgcaataaaactatcccctattttgtaaacgctataaattttgcgcaaaccaaccgataaacgcttattgcgattttttaaaccaaaattaggtagaataatacgtatcggcctaaactgagtaaaaaaaaaaatttttttttaaaaaattgtcgctctttttttgtttatagcgcagaaaataaaaaccgcagaggtgatcaaataccaccaaaagaaagctctatttgtggggaaaaaaaggacgccaatcttgtttgggagccacatcgcgcgaccgcgcaattgtcagttaaagcgacgcagtgccgaatcgcaaaaaggggcaaggtcctttagctgcattttggtccgggtctaaaGTGGTTAACTGAACAGTTATAGAAGATGAAATAAACTAGTTAAGGTGAGAGTTATTTCTCCGCAAGGGAGAGGCAGTCCATCACCTTATGAAACCAGCAAAGAACAGACTCCTCAGGGAGTAGGGTTATAGAGAAGGCGCCCAGGAGGGTGGCCTCAaaagctttgccagtgtccaatcacctgaaggtacgagTCTATAACCTCGGGGTCTATAATACTTTACTCGTGTTCTGTACTGTAAAATTAAGATACTAAAGTTTCTAATAGATTGAAAAGGTtaaaaagggattgtaaagtctcatagGTTTtcacattctatgcatgaaggtgaaaaaaaagtttttgctgctgctgccccttcttcttacctgagcccatctgttCCAGTGATGAGCATGAGCCCAGTGGCTTTGCCTGCTGTCTGTCCTCTTTGGatagattggctcccgctgctgtcaatcaaatccagtgacacgggggcGAGGCCTGAGTCCTgcagtctgtgtcaatagacgcaacaGTGGGACTAGGGAGCACGCCCGCACGGGTGCACCCATGGAGTGCGGCTCTCTCTGGGGGCACcagatgaaggggaggagccaggggcaccccagaagaagagatTCAGGGATGCAGTgcacaaagcaggcaagtataattttttatacatttttaaaaacattcaaacctttacaacccctttaagaacttcTTTAGGGGTTTTATTGCCATCTTTGTCCTCATCGAGGATATTTTCCAGCCCTTCCTTTCagaagaggaagtgcagagaatTACCTCTATGGGGACACGGGCAGCAATTAGGTTTTCCTTGTACGTACCCATAGCTGCCATAGATCTGTTGAGCTCTATCCCATCTACTGATCCGCTCATGTTTGTGTCCACGGCCATGAAGTTCTGTCTCCACCCATTCAATACCATCCCAATCTCTTTGAACTCATTGAAGCCCAGCTTGCCCGACAGGTCCCTCTGTGCAAGTAAAcattaaggaaaaaagaaaccacaaaaaaaagttctggagaactgcacagtataaaaaaaaaaaaaaaacacacaaacacacaaacacacacacacacacacacacacacacacacacacacacacacacacacacacacacctgtagtAGTGATACcaaggggcagaaaaaaaaaaaaagttcatatagTTCAGGCTATGACAGCCCCTGTATTCCTCTCATGACAGGTTTACTTGCCCATTGCCCAGCTCTACTTTTCTTGATTGCCAGCAGGAGCCTCACTGTCAACACCATAGTTCCACTTTACTACTAAACAGCAGAGCGTAAGCTTGTTGCAGCACCAAAGGAATGCAagcatgccccctcccccctgaaaaaagtatgGGCCAAGTGTCATGCAGTCCCGTGAACAATTTGTCATCCATTAGCAATCTTGTTGCATGCTTTCTGCTAGGACTTCAATCATTAGGCAATGAAGACTGGTATCTGACAGCAAAGAAGCATCTCCACTAGTGaggtacttaaagcggtggttcaccctgctgaacaacatttcagcatacaattcggcatcgtagcgcgagctacagtatgccggtcttacattttttatccccgtactcactgtttaatcgtacctagacgattccgtctgccgcggggaatgggcgttcctagcaagagggagggtgattgacggccgactctggcacgtcacgctccccgaagacagccggagtaggtctcggctcttcacggcgcctgcgcacaggcgccgtgaagagccaagcctatttcggctatttccggagaagcgtggcgcgccagagccggccgtcaatcactttccgtctggattggaacgcccattccccgtgggcagtcggaatcgtctaggtacgattaaacagtgagtacggggataaaaaatgcaagaccggcatactgtagctcgcgctactatgccgaattttatgctagaataaaaaaaaatttttttttttttttaatagggtgaacccccgctttaaggtgcacTTACTTTCGGTTAGCAAGCATCTAGTGGTAGACCAACAACATTGTGCAATGCAGTATAATGCAAGCTCATTATCCGCTCTCCCCATAACTCTGCAACTCTAATgccgtcgttttttgtgatagaaaaaaacgacgttttatgtgatgtaaaaaaacaacgtttttgaaacttcattttaaaaaacgacgtagcatacacaccatcgttttttcaaaatgctctagcaaagctcggttacgttcagcacatacgacggcactctgttccattcaagctcgcttcataacttgcttctgagcatgtgcgggtttaaaaatgcgttttaaacgtcgttttgcccacacactataattttaaatgacacaaaaaattacgttttgaaaaaatgacacaaaaaaatgaagcatgttcgaatttttttttttgtcgtttttcagaagacataaaacaaagttttccccacacacggtcattttaaatgacgtttttaaaaatgacgttttttttcatcacaaaaagtgatgatgtgtacgcagcattagaccccttttacactgaggagtttttcaggcggtacagcgctaaaaatagcgctgctataccgcctgaaaaactccttcactgcctactcaatgtgaaagcccgagggctttcacactgaggcgatgcgctggcgggagagaaaaaatatctcctgtcagcagcatctttggagcggtgagaggagcggcgtgtataacgctccttcccatttaaaacaatgggaaaccgcggcaataccgcccgcaatgcgcctc
This genomic window contains:
- the SRI gene encoding sorcin, with translation MAYPGGGGYYPSGGFAPPAGGYPQQDPMYGYFLQVAGQDGQIDAEELQRCLTQYGMSGTYKPFNLETCRLMISMLDRDLSGKLGFNEFKEIGMVLNGWRQNFMAVDTNMSGSVDGIELNRSMAAMGFRLSPQALNVITRRYSNHGRISFDDYITCCVKLRALTETFRRRDVSQQGMVNFMYDDFIQAIMSI